TGCTGCAGATTGGGTCTCATTCTGGAAAAATAACTGAGCTGCTTGGAGAGGTTCCGATTAATCACGATTGGTTAATGGTGATTAATcgatttttgaaataatcatcaatatATAAAGAGATTGCTGGTTTATTAGcatctttaatgtgtttctaatattgtataaaatgtttaaatggttaaattaaaaatctagaacaattttttttctgattaatcaattagtttttgattaatcgccagaataattgattactaaaatgaTTGTTATTAGCAGCCAGAGTCAACAGAACCATGAGCCACaacagctgaaaaagaaaataatccagCTGCTGCAGTGGCCTAGTGAAAGTCCTGATGTCAGCTGGATGCTGAGGTGGGCGGTTCTCCGGTGTGAGTCACTGGGAGCTACTGGAGCTCTGGGTTCAgactggagctgctgctcttcCAGTAAGCTGCTGACTGATTTTCTGACTAGCTGATGAGTCACCTCCCGACCCGAAACTGAGCCTTTCAGGAAGTGGCGGAGCCGCTGGCGGCACCAAGCGACAGGAAGCGCCGGCGGGCGGCCGCTGCCTCGCCGCAGCGCAGGCAGGCCTGCAGCGGGAGCCGCTTCCTGTGACCCCAGGCTGCAGCAGCGAACAAGCTGCAGGCCGCTCTGACCCTGTCTGCTGATGCATGATGGGAAAAGTCCAGACTGGATGATGGCAGAGCAGCAGGCCCGACTGAAAACAAGTTCAGCTGTACCAAACctcaccactagatggcagcatgCGTGACGGCCGTCCCTTTAAGAGGGTCTGGAGGAGGTCTGGGTTTAGTTGCTAAACTTGTGACCCTCAGGGCTCCTACATGCTAACTATAGCATGCTAACTACAAGATATGCTAACTGAACATTTAAGGTAACAAAGAAGCAAAGGATGAGCCGTTTTTAAGGGAATACAGACATTTACCAACAAACAGAACCAATTCAGGCTAACCAGCAGGAGTTTATATTCAAGTTCTCAAGACcccgcttttattttgatagttcACTTCCACTTATCAGCAAGAGAATTTGCACAttggctaaatatttaattttgagccagctaaacatttagtttgtataCTAAAGGTTTAGCCAACTTgaagctaattaaatatttagctagctcaAAATTTAGCTAGCTCTGAGCTAGATTAGAGCTAAATACTTATgttgagttaaatatttagctactaACTATTTAGTTTGCTAAGTAGTTAGTTAAATGAATAGTTAGCTTGCACAAAGCtaaccaaatatttaacaaactcaaagttaaatttaaactaaatatttagttcatatAATTGCtcttaatatttagcttcaaactaaatatttagcttgtagctaaatatttagttatgaAACTAAATAGTTTGCTTACTCACAActaaccaaatatttagctatcTCAAAGCTAAATTGGATTTAAATacttagctaaatatttagttcacaTATTAGTTTGTAGCTTgccaagtaaatatttagtttgaaactgtgacatttataaatgaccTGCCGTTTCTTCTCTCCTGCCAGGCTAAATACCCCAAATTATGACTGTTCATTTCTGACAGTTACTAACAGCACCCTTTAATAAACCACATTCCGTTCATCCTCTTCAATCAGAACATCAAAgcccaataaataaataatgggtAAATAATAAACCAGAACACACACTGGGTTCTGCTCCAGCCTACTTCGGCCTGTCAGTCGGGTTCTGGTCAAGTGATGTCTTCATTCTAGGGTCAGGCAGTGAGCAGGCCTGAAGggttaaataaatgtgaatcaATTATTTAACCAgcgtgtgaatactttctgcaAGGTGGAAACGGGTTGTTGGGTCATAAAGCAGAACCCTGCAGCcggtgtgaatactttcacTGAGTTCTGTTTGTTGGCTCGGTTCTAGAAACGAATCATTCTGGACTCTATGAACAGAACCGTCCTGAACTGTGTCAAATAACCCGGGATTAATCTGGATCAGAGCAGAAGTTGCGGGAATGAAGTAAAAGCAAACAGAACCTCGGAACCGGCTGGCCCAGACCCAGTAGTTCCCGTCAGTTCCAGTAAACAACTGGTTCTGTGGAAAAACACTCCCAGCGGGACATTTCTGGAACCGCAGAGCTGGTTCCCATAAACACTTCTCAGAGTAGGACGGCTCGGTTCGGACTAGCCGCTGCTGGTTCCGAACTGATGGATCACCTGTAGTAGTAGACGTCGCTCTTTCCGGCGCTCAGCCCGGACTTCCTGATCACTTCCTCCTTCTTCCAGCCGGGCGGCAGCGCCGGACAGTCCGtcttcttcctctccatcaCCGCGGGGCTCCCGGTCCGGATCGGTTCCGCTCAGTCCCGGACAAACAGGCGGCGCGCCGAGCTCAGGCGGACCGACGTCACCAACGTTAACGGCAGCGGTCCCGCCCCGGTTCGGCTTCTCTCGTCTTTAACTCGGCCAGAAAGTGAAACCCGGTTCGGACAGTTCTGTGACCCAGGAGGTCCGGACTGGATACGAGGTTCGGTTCCGATTGTTCGCGGGGAGAACCGGTGGGTCACAGCAGCTGAACTGGAGCTGAACCGGACCAACGGCAGACTGTGACGTCTCGGTCGGATCGCACTTCTACGACAGGATCACGCCCGAAGATCGTCTGTTGCACAGGCTGACTCACTCCTGACTCAAAAACGTCTAAAACTACAGAACGTTTACAGTTCCGGGATTTATCTTAATAGTATTTCCGCCTGAATAAccaatcagaaaacagaataCAAAGAACCCTCTGAGctgagaataaagttaaaaacaaactttaagtgacatatatatatgtgtatttgACAAATAAGctgtaataaaaatagtttatgttttattttaattctgccgttttctgtttccatgtgGATAATATTGTGTACAAAATTTAACTTCCTAAACACGTGTATTAATTTCAATCTTATATTGAAATTAGGTTTGTTCATCAATTTGCTGCATCAGTGACAGAAATAGTTTAGTGGTGAGAtgctaaaagttattttcaaccACATCTGATTTAATACATAATATTGCTTTGGTGAAGATGTGGCacaatttggttaatttttctaaataatcaTAGAAAGGACGACACTACTCCTTAACTATGTTTACATTAATTCTGTtcaaactcaaataaatttgcaCATACTCTTGCTTACAACAACTTCCTGGTGTTCTCTTCATACTTACTTAATGTAGCACAAAAAAGCTCCTTATTTGTGAAAACGTTCCATGATGTATCAGTGCAggatgtgttttttattttacatttaaaacagttgAGAAAACAAGTCATCatctacccagaatgcattgcggCATTAACACGATTTCGgtttaacaatgttttatttaattctataaaaactaaacagtcaatattttttttactgtggtattttacatctgaaataaatgttttacaaataaaccaCTTGTGTATCCCTTTAATCTGAAGAGGAGGACTGGCGCAGTCCGAGTCGTTACGGCGCTAATAAAAACTAGCTAGGAGACTCCAGCTTCACCCACCGATTCATGTCCGCCTTACTGCCAGCAATAACTTAAGAATTAATAAGTAAATTCTTTCAGAAGTATTtaatgtgataaattaaaacactgaCCTCCATTGTTGGTGTCGGTTCGTAGGTTTTAGTCCGTAAATGAAAAAGCAGCTCTCACCTGGTGGTAGCAGGAACTTCGCAGCGGGATTGGTCCTTCATCTCAGGATGGCCAAATTACTGCCGGTTCAAAATACACGTTACTGCGGCGTTTCCACTATAACGGGCCGTTATAGTCGCCGTTACTAACGGCGACTCTTTATTTGGGTATTAACTCCCCTGTTATGTTGCGGGTCAAATGGacccattttaaagtttaaaaaaatgttttttaaatagttggaagtattgtttttttgcatgaaaccttttctatttgtcttaattgATGCACTCTATATATGTGACCAGCCGAGGGGTTGATCTTTTTAGACAAGACGCACCAGAGCACGGAGTAGtctacaatgatttattaaccaatttcattaaaacatttttcttttaaaacatggccTCAGACCCACTACTCAGCCCCTAGAAGGAAAAGGCATCAAAATAAGgacaatttaaattattcccaaaaaatgaattaaacaaaacatgcaatgcaaaagaaaacaaattagtaaatcaaaacaaaggaaagcaaacaaattagtaatttaaataataagcaaaccaacggcaaagaaaagaacacaaccACTGCAAACGATGGGACAAATTGTCGTTGTCCGACTTCTAATGTCCTTTGACGGGGCCAGAGGAGTCGTGCCCCGCTCGTTCGGCCAGCCCAAGCGTCAGCAGGCTCCGTCGAGAGCGGCCCAAACAAAACCgacaagacaagacaagacagCAGGAGCGTCCAAGCGCTGCAACTCCGAAAGAATCCTAAATTAGAAAACTCGTTAACCCTGGattcaggtaaaataaataaaattctaaaccGGTAGCTTACCCAGATGTGGTGACACAGCCGAACAGGGAGGGAGCGGATCAGCAGGCGAGGGCTGGATGGAAGCCGCTCGCCGCACCAACCTCCACCTGCAGCCGCCAACGCCAGCTGCGCAACGCTGCAGAAACGCACGGCAGGTATTGCACCAGAACCCGACAACAATCCCAGCCCAGATGGCAAAAATGGCACTTACTATTTTGGATGAGTGGATCGAGCACACCAGCCACTTGGGCAGCCAACATACAGTAAAGGAAACAAGGCACACGCACCTCGCAGCGGACTGCTCAGCTTTAAAACTATCTGCCCCGCCCACCAATCAGTCGCTACACCTGGTGTGTGTAGTTGGGAGGGTGGAACACCATCCCACACCacacatataaattgaaaatgtattcattttacactttttctgTTCCCGTGAACAAACTCtacccacactgagtgacactgagcagaagtggaggaaaacatagATACtttctgcatgactcatttatcttgattatAATCACCGGGTCAATTTGATCTTGAACAGTATACCTGACTagagttcaattataaagatcacccattaaaaacaaaatcaatatgtaatgttaaaaaaatttactaaatatcaatttcaaggaaatattttttttgtgtctagttttttttttcagtggacataaaaaatgtaaattccatttttatgtccaaatgagtaaatgagtaggCTGTAATCACTGGTCCTttgtcagaaatgaaaaaaataattacaaaaatattgattgaaatggttagtattggagttaataatcagatacaaaaacgttagttttggtttctgacactactGCATGATTAAACTTTTCACGTCAAACTGACCCTGGAACATTATTACTGCacctcagaaacgaacataacaggagagTTAACAGAATATGCATGAAAAACTATAattcatttggaaaataaacatgtttcagaGGCACACATGCTGGACAGTCGCTCTACCATATCTAACAATCAACACAATTTCTAAATCATGACTGATTTAAGCTTAATCTAATAAATTTGTTGAAATTCTGATATTAAtactaaaattaaatacattcttGTCTTTTGTAAAAGTATCTTCTACATGAACCCTAAACTAATACTTACTGTGGATAATATAAACAAAGTTAAAGTggaaacatttagtgtttacTAAGTGTTTTTGAGCTCAAAGCTGGTGTAAAAACAGGAGGTCTCACTTCAAAACAAATTGTCCGTGTTTGGTGcttttctggttaaaacatgtttgatctTCAGTAAATTTACTCAGgaattttattctaaaaagtGAAAGTTCATTATATTTCTCTAGACCAGTGAAGTAAAACTCctgaaattaaattagttttaaagttaCTGCAGTATTTGGTGGATCCTGGAGGCAGAAACTGGAccgttttaaacagaaatgttttattcatgattttaaaacaaatgttttattcatgattGTAACAGGTAAAGGAAGCAATGTGTAACAGCAGACAGTAAACAGAGGAATGAtcagaacaggaagtagagctgaaactgcagcaggaaacaggaagagtCATGATCTGGATCAGAACATGATGTGGAATGTCGTTCAGTCAGAGCTAACCATGCTAAGGTAACCACGGTAACAGACACGTCTAGTACTCCTCCCCCTCCTCGTCTTCTCCCTCCACCGAGTCGACGCCCACTTCCTCATAGTCCTTCTCCAGGGCGGCCATGTCCTCCCGCGCCTCAGAGAACTCGCCCTCCTCCATGCCCTCGCCCACGTACCAGTGGACGAAGGCCCGCTTGGCGTACATCAGGTCGAACTTGTGGTCGAGGCGTGCCCAGGCCTCGGCGATGGCCGTGGTGTTGCTGAGCATGCAGACGGCGCGCTGCACCTTGGCCAGGTCTCCGCCCGGCACCACGGTGGGCGGCTGGTAGTTGATGCCCACCTTGAAGCCGGTGGGGCACCAGTCCACGAACTGGATGGAGCGCTTGGTCTTGATGGTGGCGATGGCGGCGTTGACGTCCTTGGGCACCACGTCGCCGCGGTACAGCAGGCAGCAGGCCATGTACTTGCCGTGGCGCGGGTCGCACTTCACCATCTGGTTGGCGGGCTCGAAGCAGGCGTTGGTGATCTCAGCCACCGTCAGCTGCTCGTGGTAGGCCTTCTCGGCCGAGATGACGGGGGCGTAGGTGGCCAGGGGGAAGTGGATGCGCGGGTAGGGCACCAGGTTGGTCTGGAACTCCGTCAGGTCCACGTTGAGCGCACCGTCGAAGCGCAGAGACGCCGTGATGGACGACACGATCTGGCTGATGAGGCGGTTCAGGTTGGTGTAGGTGGGGCGTTCGATGTCCAGGTTGCGGCGGCAGATGTCATAGATGGCCTCGTTGTCCACCATGAAGGCGCAGTCCGAGTGCTCCAGGGTGGTGTGGGTGGTGAGGATGGAGTTGTACGGCTCCACCACCGCCGTGGAGACCTGCGGCGCCGGGTAGATGGAGAACTCCAGCTTGGACTTCTTCCCATAATCCACCGAGAGGCGCTCCATCAGCAGGGAGGTGAAGCCGGAGCCGGTTCCTCCGCCGAACGAGTGGAAGACCAGAAAGCCCTGCAGGCCGGTGCACTGGTCAGCCTGCGGAGAaccaaccgggtcagaaccgggccagaaccCGCAGCTGCTTTAGGCCGTCAAAGTGACTAATGATGTTAGACGACAAATCATAGCAGAAGTTTGacatcattttcaagtaacacaTGATAATGGCACGatgatttaaaatctaaaacattcaaattaactcaatttgaaataatgaaaaacaataaaatttattattaaatctcCAGATGGAAACAGACTGAAGACTTATCATCCAGGTTTTGTTTAAACCGGCCTAGTTCAAGCACCCTGGAGCTGAACTCACCAGTTTACGGATGCGGTCCAGAACCGGGTCGATGATCTCCTTGCCGATGGTGTAGTGGCCGCGGGCGTAGTTGTTGGCAGCGTCTTCCTTCCCGGTGATGAGCTGCTCAGGGTGGAACAGCTGGCGGTACGTCCCGGTCCGAACCTCATCTACagaaataaagcattaaaaatgggtcaatttatttacatgaataaaaccttaagtaacttttatttaagatatattttattctaaaatataaacagtcacaatgtcataaaggtATGAGACAAAATCTGTGACAAttaaaattgagctcctctgcttctcccagtgctaactaggaacaaccaatcagagccagggggcgggtcttagcgctgtcaatcactatgtaaaaaaatatttttcatttaagagttactgcagctttaagccaTGGACTCAGATGTTTACCGATGACGGTGGGCTCCAGGTCCACGAACACGGCCCTGGGGACGTGCTTCCCAGCGCCAGTCTCACTGAAGAAGGTGTTGAAAGAGTCGTCTCCCCCGCCGATGGTCTTATCGCTGGGCATCTGTCCGTCCGGCTGGATGCCGTGCTCCAGGCAGTACAGCTCCCAGCAGGCATTCCCGATCTGGACGCCAGCCTGGCCGACGTGGATGGAGATGCACTCACgctgcaaacacacagcagcaaaacaGCTTCAGGTTAAACTACAGGATTCAACAGAACACCAGCTGATAAAGTCGGCAAAGACATAAAAGTactgatttttactttattttcaa
The sequence above is a segment of the Gambusia affinis linkage group LG17, SWU_Gaff_1.0, whole genome shotgun sequence genome. Coding sequences within it:
- the LOC122819404 gene encoding tubulin alpha-1B chain-like, with the protein product MRECISIHVGQAGVQIGNACWELYCLEHGIQPDGQMPSDKTIGGGDDSFNTFFSETGAGKHVPRAVFVDLEPTVIDEVRTGTYRQLFHPEQLITGKEDAANNYARGHYTIGKEIIDPVLDRIRKLADQCTGLQGFLVFHSFGGGTGSGFTSLLMERLSVDYGKKSKLEFSIYPAPQVSTAVVEPYNSILTTHTTLEHSDCAFMVDNEAIYDICRRNLDIERPTYTNLNRLISQIVSSITASLRFDGALNVDLTEFQTNLVPYPRIHFPLATYAPVISAEKAYHEQLTVAEITNACFEPANQMVKCDPRHGKYMACCLLYRGDVVPKDVNAAIATIKTKRSIQFVDWCPTGFKVGINYQPPTVVPGGDLAKVQRAVCMLSNTTAIAEAWARLDHKFDLMYAKRAFVHWYVGEGMEEGEFSEAREDMAALEKDYEEVGVDSVEGEDEEGEEY